One genomic window of Hippopotamus amphibius kiboko isolate mHipAmp2 chromosome 10, mHipAmp2.hap2, whole genome shotgun sequence includes the following:
- the LOC130830474 gene encoding succinate dehydrogenase cytochrome b560 subunit, mitochondrial-like — MAALLSRHVGSHCLHAHLSLQLCITNAVPFETTAKEEMERFWNRNTSSNCPLSPHITIYSWSLPMAMSICHHGMGIALSAGVSLFGFSALLIPGSFESHLELVKSLCLGPALIHTAKFALVFPLMYHTWNGIRLLMWDL; from the coding sequence ATGGCTGCGCTCTTGTCGAGACATGTTGGCAGTCATTGCCTCCATGCCCACCTTAGTCTTCAGCTCTGTATCACAAATGCTGTCCCTTTCGAAACAACAGCCAAAGAAGAGATGGAGAGGTTCTGGAATAGAAATACTAGTTCAAACTGTCCTTTGTCTCCCCATATCACTATCTACAGCTGGTCTCTTCCCATGGCAATGTCTATTTGCCACCATGGCATGGGAATTGCCTTGAGTGCAGGAGTGTCTCTTTTTGGTTTTTCAGCCCTCTTGATCCCTGGGAGCTTTGAGTCTCATTTGGAACTTGTGAAGTCCCTGTGTTTGGGACCAGCACTGATCCACACAGCCAAATTTGCACTCGTCTTCCCTCTCATGTATCACACCTGGAATGGGATCCGACTCTTGATGTGGGACCTATGA